Within Spinacia oleracea cultivar Varoflay chromosome 4, BTI_SOV_V1, whole genome shotgun sequence, the genomic segment CTATGTTCCACAAGACAATCCAAATCAAGGAGAGGATATTGACTTGATCTTAAGGCAATTACATTGTCCAAAGATTTCAAGGCTTGAATCTGGTCGAATGGATGCTCCAATAACGGACGAAGAGATTAGAAAGGCTATGTTTGATATTGGTAAAGATAAGTCTCCAGGGCCAGATGGGATGATTGCCGagttttttcaaaaatattggGACAAAATAGGGGAAAAGGTAATTGAGGGAGTGAGGGAGTTTTTTAGGAAAGGACATATCCTAAAAGAATGGAATCAAGCTTTGTTGGTCATGATCCCGAAGGTGGCATCACCTGAGGCTGCAATGCACTTTAGGCCGATTGGGTTATGCAACACAATTTATAAGTGTGTGTCTAAGTGTATGGTAAAGAGATTGAAAGAGGTTTTACCTTCATTAATTTCGGATTTTCAGCACGCCTTTATCCCAGGGCGATATATTGAAGATAATATCCTTCTAAGTCATGAGATGCTGAATACGATTAACACAAATAAGAGGAAGGATTTGGCGGTAATAAAGCTTGATATGTCAAAAGCATACGATAGAGTGAACTGGCTATTCGTGTTAAAATTTTTGAAAGGATATGGGTTTTCAGACCGATGGGTGGGTTTGGTCTCAGAATGTATAACCACTGTTTCTTATAAAGCTTTAATTAATGGGAGAACGACAAGGGGTTTCAAACCAAAGTGTGGTCTGCGTCAAGGTGATCCCCTTTCTCCCTATCTATTCTTGTTCTGTATGGATATCTTTTCCCGAATGTTAACCTTGGGGGAAAGTATCGGACTATTCAAAGGAATCAAGGTTAGTCGACGTGCTCCTTCGATCAATCATTTGTTTTTTGCCGATGATGCCATGTTATTCTTTAAAGCGGATGAGGAGTCATGTGTAAACCTAAAGAAGATCATTGAGGACTTTGGGAGAATATCGGGACAGCAGCTAAATTATAAGAAAACACACGTTAAATTCTCGCCCCATATGAAAGAGGAGTCAAGAGCAAGATATAAGGCTATCTTGTTGATAGGAGAGGTTGAAAAGTTGGGAAATCACTTAGGAGCTCCAATTGATCTAGGAAGGAAGAAGGCGGAAGAATTTCAATTGCTGATCgataaaattcaaaacaaaattcTAGTTTGGTCTTCGTTACACCTGTCGCAACCAATGAAGGTTATCTTGATACAATCGGTTCTGATGAGTGTTGTTTCCCATGTTATGAGATGTTTGAAAATCCCTGCTGCAGTGACAAATAAAATTGATGCTCTTGTGACTCGTTTTTTTTGGGCAGGGAAGGGTGAAAAGGGTTTGCATTGGGTTAGTCGAGGGATTATACAAAAGCCAAGGGAAGATGGGGGGTTGGGAATTAGGGCAGCAGCAATGTTAAATGATGCAATGTTGTTTAAACAGGTTCAAAGATTGGTAAATAATCCACAACTTTTGATCACAAGGGTTATCTCTAGCTTTGATGGTAGGGGAAACAACGTACTTGGGGGTGATGAAGGGAAGGGGAGGGGTGCCTCGTGGGGAAGAAGGGGATTGTATATAGCCCAAGGTAAATTTAGTAGGGGTTTGGTGTGGAAAGTAGGAAATGGAGATAAGGTTCTAGCTTCGAGCATGGCTTGGGTGGGAGGTCAGGTTCCTGAGGTACGTTCTAACCAATTATTAGGACCGTCAGCAAAATGGAGAGTGAGTGAGTTCATAGAGAGAGGGTCGTCTACGTGGAAACCTGATTTGGTTCGAAGTAGGTTTGTTTGGAAGGACGCTTGTTCGATCTTGGCAATGGAAATACCGAAAGGGGAAGTGGAGGACTTTAAATACTGGAAGTATAGTAGGTCAGGAAGATTTACAATAAGTTCAGGCTACCAGTTTCTTTATAAGGAAAGTGCAGAGGATACACGGATTTTAAATGATAATGAACTAAAGGCGATACGAATAGTGTGGAAGATGAACATCCTTCCTAAATGGAAATATTTTATGTGGAAGATCTTCTATAATGGTCTGGCTGTGAAAGTTAATTTGGTAAGAAGAGGGATGGATTGTGATTTGGAATGTAGTTATTGTGGTTGTCAGGAAGAAGACTTACAACATGTGTTGAGGTTTTGTTCAGTTGCTTATTTGAGCTGGGTGAATTGCTCACTTCAAATAGATCCTACAGAAAATGAATCGTGTTCATTGAAGGAATGGGTACGAAGATATATCCTGCTTTATCATAGCGAGGATGGGTGGAATGGAGAGCGAATTCAGAGATTCATTGCGTTGCTATGGAGTTTGTGGAAAATGAGGAATGCAAGAATCTTTAGAGGGGAGGGAGGTCATCCGGGTGCGGTTTTAGCAGTATGGGATACTCAACTTAAGGAGGTAGATACCTTCAAAAGACGGAACAAAGAAGATTCGAGTGAAGGAGCAAGAGAGCCGCCAGGGTTCAATATGGTGCACATTGGCCAAGCTAAAGATTTTTGTAATGCTTTTGTTTTACAGGTTGATGGGTCGTGGGATAAGAAGACTGGAAGGGCAGGTTGGGGAGTAGCGGTCTCCACTGAGTCACAATCAGAGTCGGCAGAGAAGGCAGGGCAACATGGTATGGCAGTCTCTTCAGACCATGCAGAGGCGAAAGCATGTCTTTTAGGTCTAAATTGGGCCTCACAAAGGCAAATAAATCGATTGCGAATAAATACTGACTCAGCTGCTTTAGTTTCTAATCTCCGATTGGGAAGGGTAGTAGATATAACCATAATGGGCATTGTTGAGGAAATAAGGAACTTAGGGTCAACTTTCCAGCAATGCACCATACTCAAGGTTCCAAGGAGAAATGTGACTATAGCACATAATGTGGCTACTAGGTGTAGGAAGTTGGGTCTCTCTTTTGTTTAATTTAGTGTTGCAgcctttgtcaaaaaaaaaaaaaaaaaaaaaaaaaaaaatcgaatttaGAGAGAAAAGAAGGAGATTTTATTAACTGCAGAATTAGAGTATTTACAATGCAATACAATTGACTGACTATAGGAGTATTTATACTAAGTGTACAAGCTAGCAACTACAGCTGATTGAGTTAGTTACAACTGACTCTAACTAACTCTTACAAGTGGTAACAACCTTGTACAAGTCAGCAATCTGTGTGGTGATAAGACATGTCAGCAATCTGTGCTTCACAATCTTCAATGTGTAGCAACTGAGTCACAAGAGCTGTAATCAGCTGCTGTTTGTGTTTGTTGCTGtgtttgttgttgctgttgttacTTGCTGCAACATGTACTCCAATAGCCCCCCTCGAGCTAGGAACTGGTTCAGGTTGAAACATTCCTAGCTTGGACAGTAATTCAGAGTGCTGAGGTGAGGATAAGACTTTAGTAAGAACATCAGCTAACTGCTCAGAAGTAGGAACATAATTGAGCTCAATTAGGCCTTCCAAGACTTTATCCCTTGTAAAATGGCAATCCAATTCTATGTGTTTAGTCCTTTTATGATGGACTGGATTTTTAGCAATGTGGATAGCTGATTGGTTATCACATTTCAGCTGAATAGGGGTGAGATCAGGCAAGCCCATCTCCTGCAATAACCTGACCAACCAAGTGATCTCTGAAGCTGCAGCAGCCATGGCTTTGTATTCAGCTTCAGAAGATGATCTGGATATAGTGCTTTATTTCTTGGATTTCCAAGAGATAGGGATGTTCCCTAAAAGCATAACATAGCCTGTTATAGACCTTCTAGTATCAGGACAAGATGCCCAATCAGAATCACAATAAGCTTGTAAAGTCAACTGTGAAGAAGCATGAATAGCAATGCCTTGACCAACTGTGTGAGCAACATATCTCAGTAAGTGATGTAAAGCTTGTTGGTGAGACAGTTTGGGAGACTGCATGAACTGACTTAGGGTTTGAATAGCAAAAGACAGATCAGGTCTAGTGTGAGTGAGGAAGTTAAGTTTACCAACTAGACACCTGAAATGAGTAGGATCAGTATATGGTTCTTCATCCAGAGAAGTCAACTTGAGTTTTGCTGGAAGAGGAGTTTTAGCTGCTTTAGAGACATCCAAACCACAATCAGCAAGAAGTTCTTTGGTAAActttgtttatgttaaaacaACACCAGTTGAAACTCTAGAGATTTCAATCCCTAGGAAATAACTCAGCTCACCCAAGTCTTTAATACTGAACTTGTTGTGGAGATGTGTTTTTAAAGCAATGATCTCTGATATGTCTGGTCCAGTGACTAAAATGTCATCAACATAAACTGCAACCAAGGTATTGTTATTATGAACCCTTTTGATGAAAAGTGAGTAGTCATTTCTGGATTGAACATAGCCAAGAAGAATGAGTTCTGTAGTGAGCTTAGCAAACCACTGTCTGCTAGCTTGTTTCAAGCCATAGAGAGATTTTCTTAGCCTGCACACCTTATTTTCTGGATTAGGAACACCATCAGGAACCTTCATGTACACTTTCTCTGTTAGATCACCATGCAAAAATGCATTATTGATGTCTAACTGATGAATAACCCAACCATTGTTTACTGCCAGAGCAATCAAACACCTCACAGTTGCCATTTTGATTACTGGGGAAAAagtttcatcataatcaatcCCATATTTCTGAGTGAGTCCCTTAGCTACAAGTCTAGCTTTGTATCTTTCAATTGAGCCATCCTTCTTTAACTTTATTCTATACACCCACTTGCAGCCAATGGCTTTCTTACCCTTAGGAAGCACACAAATTTCCCAAGTATCATTAGAAGTAAGAGCTTCAATCTCTTTATTCATAGCTGTAATCCAGTTTTCTGACTGGGAAGCTTCAAAATAGCTGACTGGTTCATTTTCCTTTATTGCTTGATTCACCAAAGCCTTATGTAGCACTAGTAGATCTTTGTAGCAAACAACATTGCACCAGTGGTTATTGGACACCAAGCAAACATAGTCATCCAACCAAACTGGTGCTTTATGAGTTCTGGTTGATTGTCTTGGTTGAATTGGTTCATGGTTAGGCTGTGTTTGATCAGATTGAGAGTCATGATCAGTGTCACTAAAGAGTTCAGAAGACTGATCAGTAGGTTCAGGGGttgtcactagtggaaaaagggtcatttgcatcgcacttttaagcacatttgcatcgcacattgtgcgtggcaaaagatctcgatgcaaatgactaaaagtcatttgcatcgcacaaaagtgcgatgcaaatgacccttatttgcgtcgcacattaagcaaatgtgcgtggcaaatgacttttcaggcaccatgttgaaaagtcatttgccacgcacattagcttaaagtgcgtggcaaatgactttcaggcgccaaaaaaaaaagtcatttgccacgcacaatagcttaatgtgcgacgcaaatgacaatttgagcgccaaaaaattaagtcatttgcctcgcacattaagctaacgtgcgtggcaaatgacttattttttgtttttttttaaaattggttttttaatattttattggaaattccgacatgatcgtctttgaaagtagacgcttcccaataccgggaatacatttataaataatacctgtcacaatagtttacaacgtaatttacgttcccaataaaaggcaattaaattcgtcatagatcaaccaacatgttacaacaaacataaaattactaCAACAAAGGTATCTAGCTAGAGAtcgagttcatattacaaattaagctaaaagtcgacattgttcatgaagtaatctgcccaaaaatctttcacctcattaatctcctccggtgaataaggcaatgttcttgaaaaatcctaaaaaagtgtaaataattcaatttatcaacgatcgatcaatataatagttttgtgtacttcaatttattatataaattaaagtacgtagtttatgagaacataccttagtaagatcttgactattaccatgattcattattatgtcgtacataaaacgcatgacgtggTAGCCACATTCTAGTGATCTCGGTTGTTGAGTACACtacatgcattaaaataaataacacaagtaaaatttctatcacaaaagatcctaaggaatgttttcaaacttattacacgtttaatatgcatatttacaactttctacggctctttacaatctattatttcacatttaaggctaatttggtcgttctaagtcatttttagg encodes:
- the LOC110783602 gene encoding uncharacterized protein, which codes for MSVVDMSVKLACLNPRVSFGVDADGSRGGLFILSWCSAVVSCVASTQNYVLCKISESNGCSRHVLFVYGDPVLERRKVVWDRISSLLEGLVDYLVIGDFNQLDSMSDKYGGSNFIRGIDDFTDFRLGVGLHEIEFVGPRYTWVNKRINGDLIMERLDRAYASLDWMDRFPEGKIYNEPILCSDHAAIMYESEPKGVVSNRPYQLEKWSLNFKEVENLILSSWNERYQGSSMFTLACRQRNVRTRLQKWCLENKKFWGINWRMVTKSIEKATEELMRTNQGNLYIDQLSEWDSKCRIGFDYWRQRVKENWVKEGELASSLMFRRVKVRKVRNEIVSIKNDEDEWVEGQEGVSKVVLDSLLKVYVPQDNPNQGEDIDLILRQLHCPKISRLESGRMDAPITDEEIRKAMFDIGKDKSPGPDGMIAEFFQKYWDKIGEKVIEGVREFFRKGHILKEWNQALLVMIPKVASPEAAMHFRPIGLCNTIYKCVSKCMVKRLKEVLPSLISDFQHAFIPGRYIEDNILLSHEMLNTINTNKRKDLAVIKLDMSKAYDRVNWLFVLKFLKGYGFSDRWVGLVSECITTVSYKALINGRTTRGFKPKCGLRQGDPLSPYLFLFCMDIFSRMLTLGESIGLFKGIKVSRRAPSINHLFFADDAMLFFKADEESCVNLKKIIEDFGRISGQQLNYKKTHVKFSPHMKEESRARYKAILLIGEVEKLGNHLGAPIDLGRKKAEEFQLLIDKIQNKILVWSSLHLSQPMKVILIQSVLMSVVSHVMRCLKIPAAVTNKIDALVTRFFWAGKGEKGLHWVSRGIIQKPREDGGLGIRAAAMLNDAMLFKQVQRLVNNPQLLITRVISSFDGRGNNVLGGDEGKGRGASWGRRGLYIAQGKFSRGLVWKVGNGDKVLASSMAWVGGQVPEVRSNQLLGPSAKWRVSEFIERGSSTWKPDLVRSRFVWKDACSILAMEIPKGEVEDFKYWKYSRSGRFTISSGYQFLYKESAEDTRILNDNELKAIRIVWKMNILPKWKYFMWKIFYNGLAVKVNLVRRGMDCDLECSYCGCQEEDLQHVLRFCSVAYLSWVNCSLQIDPTENESCSLKEWVRRYILLYHSEDGWNGERIQRFIALLWSLWKMRNARIFRGEGGHPGAVLAVWDTQLKEVDTFKRRNKEDSSEGAREPPGFNMVHIGQAKDFCNAFVLQVDGSWDKKTGRAGWGVAVSTESQSESAEKAGQHGMAVSSDHAEAKACLLGLNWASQRQINRLRINTDSAALVSNLRLGRVVDITIMGIVEEIRNLGSTFQQCTILKVPRRNVTIAHNVATRCRKLGLSFV